TCACCTTGTCGTCCTTGCGGATACGATACATTTTCATGACGGTCTCCTACAGCACTTCCGGGGCCAGCGAAATAATTTTCATAAAGTTCATGGCGCGCAGCTCACGGGCCACGGGGCCGAAGATGCGGGTGCCAAGCGGCTCGCCCTGGCTGGAAAGCAGCACAGCGGCATTGCCGTCGAACTTGATATAGCTGCCGTCCATGCGACGCACTTCTTTGGCGGTGCGCACGATAACAGCCTTCATCACGTCGCCCTTCTTCACTTTGCTATGTGGTATGGCTTCCTTAATGGAAACCACTACAATGTCGCCGACCGAGGCGTAGCGGCGGTGTGAACCGCCCAGCACCTTGATGCAGGCAACCTTTTTGGCGCCGGAATTGTCGGCGACCTGAAGCGTGGATTCTACCTGGATCATGGTCCTACCCTACACGGCTTTTTCAATGATGGAGACCAGATGCCAGCGCTTGTTGCGCGAAAGCGGACGGAACTCCACAATCTTGACCTTATCGCCCATACCGCATTCGTTCATGGGATCATGAGCCGTGAACTTCTTGCGGCGCCTCACATACTTCTTGAGCAGAGGGTGCTTGACCAGGGTCTCAACGCGCACGACAATGGTCTTGTCGTTCTTGTCGCTCACCACAATGCCGGTCAGCGTCCTGCCCTTACGATCTTCCAGAGCTTGCATTTTAGGCCCTCTGTTCCTTTTCGTTCAGTACAGTCTCGATGCGCGCCACATGCTTGCGCATGGCCTTCAGCTCGGAAGTCTTTTCAAGCTGCGCAGCGGCGTGCTTGAAGCGGGCGGACATCAGTTCCTGGCGCTGCTCGACCAGCTTGCCGCGCAGTTCTTCGACGCTCATGGCGCGAAGATCGGCGGCAGCGGGCCGGACGCTCTTTTCAATTTTTTTCTTGGCAGCCATTTAGATGCCCTCCCTCACCACGATGACGGTCTTGACGGGCAGCTTGTGCGCGGCGCGGGTGAGCGCTTCGCGGGCAAGGTCAAGGCTGACGCCCTTGATTTCATACAGCACGCGGCCGGGTTTCACCGGAGCGCACCAGCCCACCGGGGCGCCCTTACCGGAACCCTGACGGGTTTCAAGGGGCTTGGCGGTCACAGGGCGGTCGGGGAACACGCGGATCCAAACCTTACCACCGCGCTTGATGTGGCGCATCATGGCGATACGCGCAGCTTCAATCTGCTGGCTGGTAAGCTGTCCGTGCTGCACGGCCTTCAAACCAATGTCGCCAAAGGCAACGGTCGCACCGCGTGTGGCCAGGCCGCGGAGGCGGCCCTTCTGCCATTTGCGGAATTTTACTTTTTTAGGCGCAAGCATTACTGATCAACCTCTTTGTCAAGGATTTCACCCTTGTATATCCACACCTTGACGCCAATGATGCCGTAGGTGGTGCGCGCTTCAGCAAAACCGTAGTCAATGTCGGCGCGCAGGGTCTGCAAGGGCACCCGGCCATCGCGGTACCATTCGGTACGGGCGATTTCAGCACCGGCCAGACGGCCGGAACACGTCACCTTGATGCCTTCGCCGCCGAATTTACGCGCCATGGACACGGTGCGCTTCATGGCGCGGCGGAAAGCCACACGGCGCTCCAGCTGCTGTGCCACGTTTTCGGCCACAAGTTGGGCGTCCACTTCGGGACGGCGGATTTCATTTACTTCAAGCGAAAACTCACGGCCGAACTTCTGACGAAGGTCGTTGCGCAGCTTTTCGATTTCCACACCCTTGCGACCGATGACAATACCGGGGCGGGCAGTGGACAGGATAAGCCGTACCTTGCCGCCAGCACGTTCGATTTCAATCTTGGAAACGCCTGCATGATACAGGAGCTTTTTCACGAACGCGCGGATCTTGCTGTCTTCATAGACAAAGGCGGGGTAATCTTTCTTGCTGAACCAACGGGACAGCCAGTTCTTGTTATACCCAAGCCGGAACCCGAACGGATGTACTTTCTGACCCATAGCCTATTCCTGCCCTTCTGCGAGTATAACGGTGACGTGGCTCGTGCGCTTGTGAATCTTGGTCGCCCGGCCCTGGGCACGGGGCATGAAGCGCTTCCAGGTGGGGCCTTCGTTGACCACGACTTCCTTCACCACCATGGCGTCCACATCAACGCCGCCCAACTGAGAGGCATTCGCCAGCGCGCTTTTGAGCACACCGTAAATAACCCCAGCGGGCTTATTGGGCGTAAAGCGCAGAAGGTTCATTGCCTCCTCCACTCCAAGGCCCTGCACGTTTTTGGCGACAAGACGGGTCTTGCGCGGCGAAACGCGCTGGAATTTCGCAATAGCTTTAGATTCCATATCGCTACCCTACTTCCTGCCGGCCTTAGCCTTTTTGTCGGCGGCATGCCCATGGTAGGTACGGGTGGGCGAGAATTCGCCCAGCTTGTGACCAACCATGTTTTCGGTGACGAACACCGGCACGAACTTTTTGCCATTATGCACCGCAAAGGTCAGTCCCACCATTTCGGGCAGGATGGTCGAGCGGCGCGACCAGGTCTTGACCACGCGCCTATCGCTGTTGGCCACGGCGGTGTCGACCTTCTTCATCAAATGACCGTCAACAAACGGCCCTTTTTTCAATGATCTCGGCATGAGCTACTCCTACTTCTGGCCGCGGCGTTTAACAATAAGCCTTGAAGAGGCCTTCTTCTTGTCGCGGGTCTTGAAACCCTTGGCGGGCATGCCCCAGGGCGACACAGGATGACGGCCACCGGAGCTTCTGCCTTCGCCACCGCCCAGGGGATGGTCGATGGGGTTCATGGCCACGCCACGGACCTTGGGACGGCGACCGAGCCAGCGGTTACGGCCAGCCTTGCCCAGCGAGATGCTTTCATGGTGCACGTTGCCCACCTGGCCCACAGTGGCCACGCAGGCCACGAGAACCTTGCGGACTTCGCCGGAGGGCAGGCGCAGCAGAGCGTGCTTGCCTTCCTTGGCGACGAGCTGCGCGTAGGTGCCCGCGGCGCGGCAGAGCTGTCCGCCCTTGCCGGGGTACAGTTCGATGTTGTGGATGACGGTACCCACGGGGATGCGCTGCATGGGCAGGGCATTGCCGGGGATGATGTCGGCCACCACGCCGTTGCGCTCGTTGACGCCGGACATGACCACATCGCCCTGCTTCAGGCCCACGGGAGCCAGAATGTACCGCTTTTCGCCATCTGTGTAGTGCAGAAGGGCGATGCGGGCGGAGCGGTTGGGATCATACTCAATGTGAGCAACACGGGCTTCAATGCCGGTTTTATCGCGCTTGAAGTCAATGATGCGGTACAGACGCTTCACGCCACCGCCACGACGGCGGCTGGTGACTCGGCCCAAGTTATTGCGGCCGGCCTTCTTGGTCAGACCGACAGTAAGGGACTTCTCAGGGCGCGTCCGGGTGATTTCCTCAAAATCGGAAACCGTCTGGAAACGACGCCCAGCGGAAGTCGGTTTCAGCTTGCGGACAGCCATGCTTATACTCCCTCGAAGAACTCGATTTTATCGCCCTGGCGCAGCGTCACATACGCTTTTTTCCAGCCAGCCTTGCGACCAACCACACGGCCCTGGCGCTCCCTGTTCAGGGGCGCGCGGCGAACCACGTTGACCGCTTCCACTTTAACGTCAAAAGCCTTTTCCACAGCCTGCTTGATTTCAAGCTTGTTGGCCTGGGTGTGGACCATAAAGGCCACCTGCTGCGCTTCGTCCTTAATCAGGGTCGTCTTTTCGGTCAGCAGGGGCTTGAGCAGAACAGAAGTAATTTCCATAACTACGCTCCCTTCTTCGCGAAACGCGCCTGAACGGATTCCACAGCGCCTTCAAGCAGCACAAGCTGCTTGTGCTTCAGGATTTCAAGCACGCTCAGGCGGTCCACCGTGGTCAGCGTGAGACCGGGGATATTGCGAACCGACCGGGTCAGTTCAACGCTTTCCTCGTGCGCCACGATGAGGGCCTTGTTGAGGCCCAGGGTGTTGGCCACCTTGGCAAAATGTTTGGTTTTGGCCTCGGGCAGTTCAATGCCCTTGACCACCATCAGTGTTTCAGCGGCCAAGCGGCTGGACAGAGCCATCTTGAGGGCCAGGGCGCGAACCTTGCTGTTAACCTTGAAGCTGTAGTCGCGGGGGCTGGGTCCAAAAATGATGGCGCCGCCGCGCCAGATGGGCGAACGGTTGGAACCGGCGCGTGCGCGACCGGTGCCCTTCTGCTTCCAGGGCTTGACGCCGCCGCCGGAAACAAAGGCGCGGGTCTTGGCATTGTGCGTTCCAGCGCGTTTCGCCGCCATTTGGGCGCGCGCCACGAGATTGAGGATTTCGGGCCTCACCTCGATTTCGAACACATCGGAAGCCAGCGTAACTTCACCGCTTTCCTGCTTGTTCTGATCAAATACTTTCACGGTAGCCATTGCTGCTTCCTCTACTGCTTGCGGATCAGTACCAGCCCGTTCTTGGGGCCGGGCACGGAACCTTTGACCAGAATGACGTTGTCCTCAGGACGGACGTCAACAATGGTCAGGCCCATTTCCGTAACGGTTTCATTGCCCCAGTGGCCAGCCATCTTCCGGCCCTTGAACACGCGGCCGGGGAAGGTGTTGTTACCGATGGAGCCGTTGTTGCGGTGCACCTTTTCGCAGCCGTGCGTATCCTTGGAGCCAGCAAAGTTCCAGCGGCGCATACGGCCCTGGTACCCCTTACCAACGCTCTTGCCGGTCACCTTGACGGTGTCGCCGGCGGCGAACATTTCAACGGTAAGTTCCTGGCCGAGCTCCTGATCGGGAGCAGCCGAAAGGCGGATTTCACGCAGGTGGCGGAAGAGCCCTTTGCCAGCCTTGGCAAAATGACCCTGCATGGCCTTGCCCACGTGTTTTTCCTTAGCGGCGGTCAGCGCGATCTGCACGGCGTTGTAGCCGTCGCTGGACGCGGTCTTGACCTGGGTGACCGGGCAAGGTCCTGCCTCAATCACCGTAACGGGCACAGCGGCGCCGTTGCCGTCAAATATGCGGGTCATACCGAGTTTGCGACCCAAAATTCCCATTTTCTCAGCCATGACTGCCTCTCGCTAGAGCTTGATTTCCACGTCCACACCGGCGGGCAAGGAAAGCTTGCCCAGCGCGTCGACGGTCTGCTGGGTGGGTTCCAGAATATCCATAAGCCGCTTGTGAATACGCATCTCAAACTGCTCACGGGACTTCTTGTCCACATGCACGGAACGCTGCACGGTATACTTGTGAATGTTGGTGGGCAGAGGAATGGGCCCCGCCACACCGGCACCCGTATTGCGCGCCGTATCCACGATTTCCGCAACGGCTTTATCCAGAATGCGGTAATCGTAGGCTTTGAGCTTGATCCGAATGCGATCGCTGCTAACTGTCGTCATTGTTGCCTACTCCGTTTGCATAAACATCCCGCGTGCCGACCACCGGCTACGCAGGCTTCTTCACAGCATTCGCGGGCCATGAAGCATGGCCCGAAGGCCGACCTCACCCTGGAATGGGACGGAACGGAGCAACGTAAGGGGCTGCGCTAATGCGCGTATCATGCCTGAGATTCAGGATATTCGGAAGATTTTTGGACGCCTGAACGCGCCAGCATCATCCGCATGATACTCCCCGGCGTCGCCCAGGCCAGGCCACCAAGAAAGGTGGCAAGGCGGTCCCGCAGGGTCACCAAATGAGGGGAATTCTCCCCCCTACCTTACAGCCCCGGGTCACGCGCGCCTCCGGGGCAGCGGTGGGATCCGTCGATGGGCTGGAACGGCTCGACATTGTCCGGCATCTGGTAACGCCTGCACATGTCAAAACCTGTCGGATTCGCTTGGAACCCTTCCAGGTACAGCAGGGCAGACTCAATCTGCCCTTCCCTGCCGTCCAGGGAATACCCATTGAAGACACCTGTCCCAATGGGCAAGGGATATTTTAGCCAACCCGGGCCGCCGCGTCAAGGCTTTTTACAGTATTTTTTGCAGTGCGTCGTCAGAATGTCATTTGGCGGCAAGTAAATCAGCAGGTAGCGGCGCGCGTGCAATTTTCCCCTGTGATTTTTTTTGGCCTCAACGACAGAGCGTGTACCCTATTCAAAGGGTACACGCTCTGCCGTCCCCGTGAAGCTCACAAAAAACCTTGCGCCACAGCAGCACACCATAAGAGTTCTAGGGGTGAAGAGTTTTAGGGGGTGGGGGCGTGGGGGAGGAGACCCTTTTGCAAAAGGGTCCCTCCCCCACAAAGTTTTTCCAAAATTCGCCACGGGATCAGACCGCCCCGTCGTCTTTGTGCCCCAGCAGGGCACGCGCGTAATCCTCGCCATTGAAGGGGCGCAAGTCTTCGAGCTTTTCGCCCAATCCCACAAAGGTTATGGGCAGGTGGTGCTGCATGGCCACGGCAATGGCGACGCCGCCCTTGGCCGTGCCGTCCAGCTTGGTAATGATGAGTTCGTCCACCCCTGCAGCTTCCTTGAACAGTTTGGTCTGCGACAGGGCGTTCTGGCCCGTGGTCGCGTCAATGACCAAGATGCTGCGGTGGGGCGCTCCAGGATGCTTTTTGCCCAGCACCTGACGGATCTTGGTCAGTTCTTCCATAAGATTGACCTTGGTTTGCAGGCGGCCGGCCGTATCCACAAAAAGGACGTCCACGCCTTCCTTCACCGCCCTGTCCATGGCCTCGTACGCCACCGAGGCCGGGTCCGACCCCGGGGACTTGGCATGAAAGAGCGCGCCCACGCGTCCGGCCCAGACCTGCAGCTGCTCAATGGCGGCGGCGCGGAAGGTGTCGGCGGCGGCGATCATGACCTTTTTGCCCTGCATGCGCGCGCGGTGAGCCAGTTTGGCGATGGTCGTGGTTTTGCCCACGCCGTTGACGCCGATCATGAGCACAACTTCAGGGGGATTGACGGCGGCAATGCGGCGCGGCGCACGAAATATCTCTTCCACCTCGGCCATGAGCAGGGCGCGCATGCCCGACGCCTGGGTGACTTTTTCCTTGCGGGCCCGTTCCTTGAGGCGCTCCACCAGTTCCAGCGACGGTTCATAGCCGAGGTCGGCCATGATAAACAGTTCTTCAAGCTCTTCCCAGAAGGCGTCGTCAAGCTCGCCGTGGCTTGAAAACAGCGAATCCAGACCGCGCGCCAGTTGATCGCGCGTGCGGGCCAGACCTTCGGTTATCTTGATGAACAGACGGTTGCGCTCGTCTTCCTCGTCTTCCAGGTCAAGGGCCAGAGCCAGGCGGTACTGCAGTTCCGAGCGGAATTCCTCAACCTGGCGATACTCCATGCGCTGCGTCCAGGCGCGAAAATCGTCAACAAAGTCCTGTGCTTCCTGCGGCGGCGCTTCCAGCGCGCCAAGCAGAAAAGCAAGGCGCTGCCACAAAAGATCGCCCGTTGCATCAACGCCTTCCAGAACAATGCCAAGCCAGACAGAAAGGCGCGGCTCCGCCTCGCGCAGGCGCAGCGTCAGCGCTTCTTCCGCAGGACTTGCGGCGGCAGTGACCGGAACGGAGACGGAAGGTGCCGCGTCTACCCCTGCCGGGGAAGCAGATTCGGCAGCGGCGGTCTCCCCCTGATGGGGCGCAGCTTCAGGACTTTCAGTTTCAGACGCTTTTTGCGGCGGCGTTTCCGGCTGGCCAGGGGCCTTACCTTCCTTTAGGGCAGAAGAACCATCCTCTTGCTGAATCTGCGATTCCTGCTCCGCAGAGGATTCGGAGCCGAACATTTTTTTGATGGCTGAAAAAAATCCCATTCCCTCTCCTTATGGCTCGTGCCCGCGCAGACTTGTGCGCAGAGGCGGCATCCGGAGCGTGTTGCCCCGTAAAATACGCATTCCAAAATCTCAAGCACGGCCTTTTGCGCCAGACAGCAACAAAAAACCGTCCGGGCAATTCCAGCCTTCAGCGCAGGGCGTCCAGCACGGCCTCCAGAGCCAGAACGCACTCCTCGACCGCCAGCGTCGCGCGTTCCCTGTCGGGACAGTGCAAGGCCGTCTGCATATCCCTGGCCGCTGCGGCCAGACGCTCGGCTCCAAGGCAGGGAGCGGCCCGTTCCAGCAAATCTCCAAGGCGGCACAGCGCCGCGACGTCGCCAGCCGCGTACAGGCGGCCCATAAGCTCCGGCCCCTGGGCGAAGCTGTGCCGGAACAGTCCGGCGGTCACCTGCCAGGCGTGATCATGCCGACGCACAAAGGCCAGTCCCAGCGCGGGGCTCACAACCTCACCCGCCCCCAGGGGCGCGCTCAGGGGTTCGCTGGACTCCGCGCCGGGCGCATCTGCTCCATCCTCACGGCACGGGCTGACACGCTCGGCCTGAACCTGTTCACCGGGCGCGGCGGCTTCGGGCAAAGCCTCTGCCCCGGTGGCAGCCACAGCAGGTGCGCCGTCGGGAGGGGCGTCCTCGGGAGGGATGGCATCTGAGGAAGCGTCCGCAGGAGGGGCGTCATCGGGAAGAGCGCCATCGGAAAGAACGTCCTTCGGCTCGCGCCGGGGAGAACCCTGCACGCCGCCCTCGCCAGTTGCGTCGCGCTGCAAGCACGTCCGCCACAAAAAGGCCAGGGCCGCCGTCCAGCACAAAAAACTCAGCGCAAAGCGCCATGTTTCGCGCCGGGCCGTGAGGGCAGCGCCCTCCTGACTTACGCGCGGCGAAACATAGACCTCCACAGTGCCCACGGGCCGACCTTCCACGCGCAGCGGACTCAGGCCCGACACGGCCTCTTCATCAATTTCGTCATCCCAGGGCACAGGCTCCCACTGGTAATTGCGGCGCTGGCCCTCCAGCATGCCTTGCGGCGTCTGTACCTTGACGGCGTAGATGCTCTCGTCTTCCATGGCGGCCATGACAATGGTGCGCGCCGCCAGTTCGTCCACATCCCATGCGGGAACGGCCAGCAGGGCCGAAAGTTGCACGGCCGTGTTGCGCGCCTCGACGGCAAGACGCTCCCGGGCGGCTTCACGCTCTGCGCGTACCGTCCACAGGGCAGGCAACAACAGAGCCAGCAGACCGGCGCACCAAATGGCCAGCAAGATGCGGCCAGACGCAATTTTTGCACGCTGTGACATACTTTTCCCACAAAAAACGGATTGCGCGCCTTCTCAGGCGTTGCCACCAACTATAGGGGTGCGCGCCTTCTTGCGCAAGCGGCCTGCCAGAAGGGCCAGATCAGGATCGCGCAAAATCCCCAGGCACAGCATCCAGGCCAGTACGCCGCCCGTAATGGCCAGACAGAGCGAGGGCCACAGCCCCAGGGGTTCCGCTAAACGCACAAGCCCCCCGGCCGCAAGACCGGTAAGGCCCCCGGCCAGCACATGCCGCCACATATCCTTCCAGCCGGGCAGCCAGGGCGGCGCACAAAAGCGTTTGGACGCTGCAGGCCGCATCCGGTCGCCGTCATTTCCGTCTGGCCCGTCATTCCCGCATGGCCCGTCTGGCCCGTTTGGCAATGCCCTTTGCAAAAGGAGCAGCAGCAGACCGCACTGCAACCAGAGGCCAAGACTCACGGCCAGCGCCGGAGCCATGCCGCTGTGCTGCGGCCCGAGAACGCGGGTCAGAGCAAGCCCGGCGGCCAATGTGCCGCCCACAGCCCACAAGGCGCTCATAGCCGTGCGGCGCACAAGCCCAAGGGCGTTGCAGGCCGCCAGCAGCGAACGGTTGCAGGCAAAGGCGGGCAGGCCGGGCACATACGCCAGCAGGGCAAGGCCCGTGTCCCTGGCGGCCTGACTGTCAAAAGCGCCGTGCCCCAGCAGGCCCGTGACCAGTTGCGGCCCCACTGCCCACAATCCGGCGGCAGCTGGCAAGCTGAGCATGACGGTCAGACGCAGGGCCGTGGAAAGCTGCGCCGCGAACTGGGTAAAATCCTTTTCCGCCGCCAGTCGGCTCAGGGTCGGCAGACTGGCCATGCCAAGACAGACGCCCACGAGCCCAAGAGGCAGTTCAAGCAGCCGTTCGGCATAGTACAGGGCGGCCACCTGTCCCTGACCCAGTCCCGAAGCCAGCGTCATGGCGGCCAGCATGGCCAGCTGCGGCGCGGCTGCCCCAAGAACCCCGCCGGGCAGCAGGGCCAGGCAGCGCCATGCGCCAGCCGTGATTTCACGATCCGCACGGGCATCCGCAGTACTCGCGGCAGGCTGCGCGCCCGCGCGGCTCTCACTGGCAGCCGCGGCATGCGCGCGGGTCGCATGCTTTGGCAAAAGGCGGCGCACCGCCAGCCACTGCGCCAGCCACTGCGCCAAACCACCGCAAAGCATGCCCACCGCCAGCGCCTCGGCTGGCGGACAAAACCCCAATGCCGCCGCCACGGCGGCAAGCAGCATGACCAGGTTGAACAAAGCCGGAGACAGGGCGGGCAGCCAGAATACGCCCATGCTGTGCAGAAGGGCCATGCCCAGCGCAGCCATGCCCGCCGCCAGCACATAGGGCAGGCAGATGCGCAGCAGCACCACGGTGCGCTCCAGTTCCGGGCCGCTGAAACCGGGAGCCAGCATTCGCGCCAGCCAGGGCGCGGCCGCCATACCCAGCAGGGTCAGCAGCAAAAGCATAAGGCCAAGGCGCAGCGATAGGGCGCGGGCCAAGAGCCGCAGAACCCCGTTGCCGGATTTTTCCGCAGCGCCGTCGCAGGAGTCAAGGCGCAGGCCGTTGGGGAATCCGTAGCCCTGACGCAGACGCACCAGACTGGCCGTAAGCGTCATGGACAGGGAACCTTCGCCCAGCAGCCGTCGCAACACATGGGGCAGGCGCATGGCCGCCACCAGGGCGTCTGCGGCAGCGCCTCCGCCCAGAAGCCAGGCCATGCTCATGTCGCGCGCAAGCCCCAGCAGACGGGAAAAAAGCGCAAAACCGCCCAGAAGGGCCGCAGTGCGGGCCAGACCGGAGTTGGGCGTATTTTCTTGCTGACTGCGCATGGATGGCCTGCAAACCGGGTTTGGAACCGTCATTTCAAGTGCCGCCGTGGCAGCGTGCCAAGGCATCTGCCAAATTGTCTGTTACGGACGTAACCCGGCGAGGGCCGTCAGACCGTCACCCGACCTGACAGCCCCACAGTGACCCGGCGTAACGGCGTAGGCGCACTAAATCCGCGAGCAACGCGCCGAAGTGGGCATGGCGACCCCCTTAAGTGTTCATCTAGGGCCGATGCGGGTCCGGCTCGGATTTCCAGGAACGAACGACCTCGCGCACAAGGGCGTTCTGCTCTTGGGGCATATCCTTGAAGGATTCGGCGAACACGTGGATGCGCGTTCCCCCGCGTGGCGCGAACAGGCCTTTGACCCGGCACCAGCAGGGGTTCAGCAGAGTGCGCAGGTCATCCAGCACGTTGTTGGTGATGGTTTCCATAAAGGACTGATGGTTGCGAAAGGCGAACATATAGAGCTTGAAGCTTTTGGACTCAACGCAAAGCTCGTCGGGGATGTATTCAACGGTGATGGTGCCGCAGTCGGGCTGGCCCGTCACCGGACAGAGCGAGGTGAATTCGGGAAAGCTGATGCTGATGACATAGGGACGCTGCGGAAAACAATTGGGAAAGGCCTCCAGCTGGGCCACGCTCGGGCCCCCTTCCGGGGTGGCAAGACGGCCTGTGCCAAGTACCTTCAGGTCCTGGGTCTGATCCTGGCTACGAGTGGTCATGACTATGAACTCCTTGAAAAAGATGCCCCGCGCCATCCCAAACCGAGACGGTGCGGGCGCGTATGGGACTTGTAACCCATCGCGCTTGCGGCTACAATATTCTATTATACACTTGAATCCGATATCAGCCATGCGGATTTTCCGGAGCATGCATGAATATTCTGATGCACCTACACGCCTGCCAGCGCGGGCAAGTCCTGCCCCTTCTGCCTGCGGGCGCGCCCCTTGACGGACACATGACGGGCCATGGCCTCATGGCCCCGGAGCAGTGGGCCCTGCCCACGCTCGCGGTAGGAACCACCCTTTGCGGCGCTTGCGGCACAGCCCTGCTCAAAGTGACCGGGCGGGCATGGCTGGACGTGCCGGTCTGCCAGGGCGGCGCGGCCCAGGCCTGCGTCCTTGACGCCATGCGCCATGCCGCGCACTGCCTGCTGCTGACGGCGCTTACCGATCTGCCCGAAGGGCCGCTGGAACTGACCCCCCGCAAGGACGGGCACAGTCTGGCCTGGGTAACCCTTTCGGACAAGGGTTCGCGCGGCATGCGCCAGGACTTGAGCGGCCCCGCCATTGCCGAGGCCGTGGCCGCAGCCATGCCCCTGTGCCACAGCCAGGGTTTCGTGCTGCCCGATGAGCCTGTTCAGTTGCGCGCCCTGCTCACGGAACTGGCCCTGAGCCACGGCTATGACATCATCTGCACCACCGGCGGCACGGGCCTGTCCCCGCGCGACATCACGCCCCAGGTCACGGAAGCCCTGCTTGACGCCAGCCTGCCCGGCTTCACCCAGGCCATGATTGCGGCGAGCATGGCCAAAACGCCGCACGCCATCATATCGCGCGCCGCAGCGGGAATACTTGGGCAAAGCATCATCATCAACCTGCCGGGCAGCCGCAAGGCGGTTGTTGAAAATCTGGCGGCCGTGCTGCCCGCCCTGCCCCACGCCCTGAACAAGCTTCAGGGCGACATGGACGACTGCGGCGGCTAGGCAACGCCAACACAGCATATCCATTTTTGCGGGTTGCCGGTCAACCCAGGGACAGTTTTATCCTGCGGCCGCGCCGCGCACAGGCAATATGCCAGCAGTCGGGCGGGAACGGACATCAGAACTGCGCGCCCTGCTTACGAAATCGCCTCAAGGAGAAACCATGCGCTTCAAAAATCCCCTCGGCGGGGTGTCCCTGTCTGTGGACGCCCTGTCGGCGCCCTTCGGCAAGTTTACCGACGTCTGCCGCATGATCAAGATCGAGCATTCCGTCTTTGCCCTGCCCTACGCCTGGGCCGGGGCCGTGCTGGCTGCCCGTGGGCTGCCGCCGCTGTGGAGCCTCTTTTTTCTGACC
This DNA window, taken from Desulfovibrio sp. 86, encodes the following:
- the rplV gene encoding 50S ribosomal protein L22, with amino-acid sequence MESKAIAKFQRVSPRKTRLVAKNVQGLGVEEAMNLLRFTPNKPAGVIYGVLKSALANASQLGGVDVDAMVVKEVVVNEGPTWKRFMPRAQGRATKIHKRTSHVTVILAEGQE
- the rpmC gene encoding 50S ribosomal protein L29 — translated: MAAKKKIEKSVRPAAADLRAMSVEELRGKLVEQRQELMSARFKHAAAQLEKTSELKAMRKHVARIETVLNEKEQRA
- the rplC gene encoding 50S ribosomal protein L3, which gives rise to MAEKMGILGRKLGMTRIFDGNGAAVPVTVIEAGPCPVTQVKTASSDGYNAVQIALTAAKEKHVGKAMQGHFAKAGKGLFRHLREIRLSAAPDQELGQELTVEMFAAGDTVKVTGKSVGKGYQGRMRRWNFAGSKDTHGCEKVHRNNGSIGNNTFPGRVFKGRKMAGHWGNETVTEMGLTIVDVRPEDNVILVKGSVPGPKNGLVLIRKQ
- the rplB gene encoding 50S ribosomal protein L2, coding for MAVRKLKPTSAGRRFQTVSDFEEITRTRPEKSLTVGLTKKAGRNNLGRVTSRRRGGGVKRLYRIIDFKRDKTGIEARVAHIEYDPNRSARIALLHYTDGEKRYILAPVGLKQGDVVMSGVNERNGVVADIIPGNALPMQRIPVGTVIHNIELYPGKGGQLCRAAGTYAQLVAKEGKHALLRLPSGEVRKVLVACVATVGQVGNVHHESISLGKAGRNRWLGRRPKVRGVAMNPIDHPLGGGEGRSSGGRHPVSPWGMPAKGFKTRDKKKASSRLIVKRRGQK
- the rplW gene encoding 50S ribosomal protein L23 → MEITSVLLKPLLTEKTTLIKDEAQQVAFMVHTQANKLEIKQAVEKAFDVKVEAVNVVRRAPLNRERQGRVVGRKAGWKKAYVTLRQGDKIEFFEGV
- the ftsY gene encoding signal recognition particle-docking protein FtsY, with the translated sequence MGFFSAIKKMFGSESSAEQESQIQQEDGSSALKEGKAPGQPETPPQKASETESPEAAPHQGETAAAESASPAGVDAAPSVSVPVTAAASPAEEALTLRLREAEPRLSVWLGIVLEGVDATGDLLWQRLAFLLGALEAPPQEAQDFVDDFRAWTQRMEYRQVEEFRSELQYRLALALDLEDEEDERNRLFIKITEGLARTRDQLARGLDSLFSSHGELDDAFWEELEELFIMADLGYEPSLELVERLKERARKEKVTQASGMRALLMAEVEEIFRAPRRIAAVNPPEVVLMIGVNGVGKTTTIAKLAHRARMQGKKVMIAAADTFRAAAIEQLQVWAGRVGALFHAKSPGSDPASVAYEAMDRAVKEGVDVLFVDTAGRLQTKVNLMEELTKIRQVLGKKHPGAPHRSILVIDATTGQNALSQTKLFKEAAGVDELIITKLDGTAKGGVAIAVAMQHHLPITFVGLGEKLEDLRPFNGEDYARALLGHKDDGAV
- the rplN gene encoding 50S ribosomal protein L14 — translated: MIQVESTLQVADNSGAKKVACIKVLGGSHRRYASVGDIVVVSIKEAIPHSKVKKGDVMKAVIVRTAKEVRRMDGSYIKFDGNAAVLLSSQGEPLGTRIFGPVARELRAMNFMKIISLAPEVL
- the rpsJ gene encoding 30S ribosomal protein S10 produces the protein MTTVSSDRIRIKLKAYDYRILDKAVAEIVDTARNTGAGVAGPIPLPTNIHKYTVQRSVHVDKKSREQFEMRIHKRLMDILEPTQQTVDALGKLSLPAGVDVEIKL
- the rplD gene encoding 50S ribosomal protein L4 — encoded protein: MATVKVFDQNKQESGEVTLASDVFEIEVRPEILNLVARAQMAAKRAGTHNAKTRAFVSGGGVKPWKQKGTGRARAGSNRSPIWRGGAIIFGPSPRDYSFKVNSKVRALALKMALSSRLAAETLMVVKGIELPEAKTKHFAKVANTLGLNKALIVAHEESVELTRSVRNIPGLTLTTVDRLSVLEILKHKQLVLLEGAVESVQARFAKKGA
- the rpsS gene encoding 30S ribosomal protein S19; amino-acid sequence: MPRSLKKGPFVDGHLMKKVDTAVANSDRRVVKTWSRRSTILPEMVGLTFAVHNGKKFVPVFVTENMVGHKLGEFSPTRTYHGHAADKKAKAGRK
- the rpsQ gene encoding 30S ribosomal protein S17 codes for the protein MQALEDRKGRTLTGIVVSDKNDKTIVVRVETLVKHPLLKKYVRRRKKFTAHDPMNECGMGDKVKIVEFRPLSRNKRWHLVSIIEKAV
- the rplP gene encoding 50S ribosomal protein L16, giving the protein MLAPKKVKFRKWQKGRLRGLATRGATVAFGDIGLKAVQHGQLTSQQIEAARIAMMRHIKRGGKVWIRVFPDRPVTAKPLETRQGSGKGAPVGWCAPVKPGRVLYEIKGVSLDLAREALTRAAHKLPVKTVIVVREGI
- the rpsC gene encoding 30S ribosomal protein S3, whose product is MGQKVHPFGFRLGYNKNWLSRWFSKKDYPAFVYEDSKIRAFVKKLLYHAGVSKIEIERAGGKVRLILSTARPGIVIGRKGVEIEKLRNDLRQKFGREFSLEVNEIRRPEVDAQLVAENVAQQLERRVAFRRAMKRTVSMARKFGGEGIKVTCSGRLAGAEIARTEWYRDGRVPLQTLRADIDYGFAEARTTYGIIGVKVWIYKGEILDKEVDQ